AAGAAATTACAAATGGCGATAGTTGTTGATGAATATGGTGGAACTTCTGGGCTTATTACGATGGAAGACCTTGTTGAAGAAATAGTAGGAGAAATTTCTGATGAATACAAAAAAGACACAAGGCCTTATCATAAATTACCTGATGGAAGTTTTCTTGTTCAGGGAAGTATGGAGATTGAAAAATTTGAGGAGATTTTTGATTTTAAAAAAGATGAAGATTCAGATGTTGAAACAATTGCTGGTTTTATACTTGATTATTTAGGAAAATTCCCAAAAACAGGTGAAAAATTTACATATAATAATTTTGAGTTCACAATTCAAGAAAGTGATGAGAAAAATATTAAATGGATAAAAGTTAAAAAAATAGTATAATTTCAGAGAAGTTTATTAGGTCAGGTACAAAGGTATAGAGGTACAAATAAATGTCCCCTCACCCCTTCCCTCTCCCCGTTGGGGAGAGGGAAAAAATAGAAGAGAAAAAATCCCTTCTCCCGTGGGGGAGAAGGTTGGGATGAGGGGAGAACCTCTATTTAATCCGCCAGAAAGTGTATCGGATGCTGAAAAACGCACTCTGTGCGTCAGTATAGATAATATTAAAAAAATGGAAGGAGAAGAAAATGGCACAGGACGAGATAAGAGACCAGAGAATAAAGAAAATTGAAATTTTAAAAAGTAGAAATATTGAACCGTATGGAAGAAGATACGAAAAAACAAAAACAGAAGATATAGGAGAACAGGGGGAAGTAAAAACAGCAGGAAGAATTATTGCATTAAGAAAACACGGGGGAGCATGTTTTGCTGATATTATAGATACAGAAGGGAAAATACAACTATATTTTAAAAAAAATATAATTGGTGAAGAACTTTATGAGATATTTAAAGAAATAGATATTGGAGATATTATTGGAGTTGAAGGAGAAATTTTTAAAACAAAAACAGGTGAAAAAACAATTTTTGTAAAAAATTTTAAAGTTCTTTCAAAATCACTTAACCCCCTCCCTGAAAAATGGCATGGATTAAAAGATATTGAAATAAGATTTAGAAAAAGGTATTTAGACCTTTTAATTAACAAAGAAGTAAGAGAAAAATTTATAAAAAGAACGAAAATAATTCAGTTTATAAGGGAATATCTTAACAATATGGACTTTATTGAGGTTGAAACACCAATGATGCATCCAATACCAGGGGGAGCAGAAGCAAAACCATTTATTACATATCATAATACACTTGAGATGAATCTTTATTTGAGAATTGCTCCTGAACTTTATTTGAAACGGCTTCTTGTTGGAAATTTTGAAAAAATATATGAAATAAACAGGTCATTTAGAAATGAAGGAATATCTACGCTTCACAATCCAGAATTTACAATGCTTGAATTGTA
The nucleotide sequence above comes from bacterium. Encoded proteins:
- the lysS gene encoding lysine--tRNA ligase, producing the protein MAQDEIRDQRIKKIEILKSRNIEPYGRRYEKTKTEDIGEQGEVKTAGRIIALRKHGGACFADIIDTEGKIQLYFKKNIIGEELYEIFKEIDIGDIIGVEGEIFKTKTGEKTIFVKNFKVLSKSLNPLPEKWHGLKDIEIRFRKRYLDLLINKEVREKFIKRTKIIQFIREYLNNMDFIEVETPMMHPIPGGAEAKPFITYHNTLEMNLYLRIAPELYLKRLLVGNFEKIYEINRSFRNEGISTLHNPEFTMLELYSAYGDYEEMMEITEKLLTNLVNFLYKSSTITYQDKEINFSLPWEKITYDDVFKKVGIENWHDINSVKEKIKEFNLEVEEEKENNLFELLDLIFSKKIQPQFINPTFIIDYPEEISPLAKSKKDNEEITERFELFIGGLEVANAYSELNDPIEQLKRFQEKAKGDEEKIDFDYIEALEYGMPPAGGLGIGIDRLVMLLTDSPSIREVIFFPLLRPKK